One Euphorbia lathyris chromosome 1, ddEupLath1.1, whole genome shotgun sequence DNA segment encodes these proteins:
- the LOC136236092 gene encoding accelerated cell death 11, producing MANSVTDKPLRKISEAFKELAVAVNSQTPDLEVGSFSHACSLVSPLFGCLGIAFKFAEMDYVAKVRDLSNASKSIGTLQGLLDKDLKENCVRKAGSHSRNLLRVKRGLDMVKVLFEQIIITEGESLKEAASKAYAEVFAPHHGWAIRKAVGAGMYALPTKAQLLNKLNENESSAKVEMEYYVAASAPVILYIDKLFLSKDLGIDW from the exons ATGGCGAATTCGGTAACTGATAAACCCCTGAGGAAGATATCCGAGGCTTTCAAAGAATTGGCTGTTGCTGTAAATTCCCAAACGCCGGATTTGGAAGTCGGCTCTTTCTCTCATGCTTGCTCTCTCGTCTCTCCTCTCTTTGGTTGCTTAGGTATCGCCTTCAAGTTTGCTGAGATGGATTATGTTGCCAAG GTTCGTGATCTTTCAAACGCTTCCAAATCGATTGGGACTTTACAAGGTTTGCTGGATAAAGATTTGAAAGAGAACTGTGTGAGAAAAGCTGGTAGCCATTCAAGAAATCTTTTGAGAGTAAAGCGAGGGCTTGACATGGTGAAGGTGCTCTTTGAGCAAATTATCATTACAGA GGGGGAATCATTGAAGGAGGCAGCTTCTAAGGCCTATGCAGAGGTATTTGCCCCTCATCACGGGTGGGCTATCAGAAAAGCTGTTGGTGCAGGAATGTACGCTCTTCCTACAAAAGCACAACTTTTAAACAAGCTGAATGAAAATG AGAGCTCAGCCAAGGTTGAAATGGAGTATTATGTTGCTGCATCAGCACCTGTCATTCTCTACATTGACAAATTATTCCTCTCTAAAGATTTGGGTATAGATTGGTAG